The Benincasa hispida cultivar B227 chromosome 9, ASM972705v1, whole genome shotgun sequence genome has a segment encoding these proteins:
- the LOC120087310 gene encoding probable arabinosyltransferase ARAD2 has protein sequence MKSLEKENPVIMKTEMAQKTKSSLCSVPVLFLLTLLLTLFFSLFLLFTPSSNPISSSSSSLFSSIISPSSHQSIKVFVADLPRSLNYGLLDQYWAIQSDSRLGSDADREIRSTQMKKTLQFPPYPENPLIKQYSAEYWILGDLMTPQSQRDGSFAKRVFVAEEADVVFVPFFATMSAEMQLGVAKGVFRKKVGNEDYERQRNVMDFLKSTDAWKKSGGRDHVFVLTDPVAMWHVKAEIAPAVLLVVDFGGWFRLDTKSSNGSSPDMIQHTQVSVLKDVIVPYTHLLPRLHLSENKKRQTLLYFKGAKHRHRGGLVREKLWDLLINEPGVIMEEGFPNATGKEQSIKGMRSSEFCLHPAGDTPTSCRLFDAIQSLCIPVVVSDNIELPFEDMLDYSQFSVFVAVSDALKPNWLVKHLRTIPEEQRNRLRQYMARVQPVFEYENGHPGGIGPVPPDGAVNHIWRKVHQKLPMIKEAIARERRKPEGVSVPLRCHCT, from the exons ATGAAATCActggaaaaagaaaacccaGTGATTATGAAAACAGAAATGGCTCAAAAGACCAAATCTTCTCTCTGCTCTGTTCCAGTTCTGTTTCTCCTCACTCTTCTCCTAACCCTCTTCTTCTCCCTTTTCCTCCTCTTCACTCCATCTTCCAACCCCATTTCCTCCTCTTCCTCATCTCTCTTCAGTTCAATCATCTCTCCTTCTTCCCACCAATCCATCAAAGTCTTCGTTGCAGACCTTCCGAGATCCCTCAACTATGGCCTTCTGGATCAGTATTGGGCCATCCAGTCCGATTCCAGGCTTGGCAGCGACGCTGATCGTGAAATTAGATCGACCCAGATGAAGAAAACCCTCCAATTCCCTCCATATCCGGAGAATCCGTTGATCAAGCAGTACAGTGCGGAGTATTGGATTTTGGGGGATCTGATGACGCCACAGTCGCAGAGGGATGGATCTTTTGCCAAGAGGGTTTTCGTAGCTGAGGAAGCCGATGTGGTTTTTGTGCCATTTTTCGCCACCATGAGTGCTGAAATGCAGTTGGGAGTGGCGAAGGGTGTGTTCAGGAAGAAGGTGGGGAATGAAGACTATGAGCGGCAGAGGAATGTGATGGATTTTCTTAAGAGTACTGATGCTTGGAAGAAGTCTGGCGGGAGAGACCATGTTTTTGTTCTCACTG ACCCAGTTGCGATGTGGCATGTCAAAGCCGAGATAGCTCCAGCTGTTCTGCTTGTGGTAGATTTTGGTGGTTGGTTCAGGCTTGACACGAAATCATCTAACGGTTCCTCACCAGATATGATTCAGCACACTCAAGTTTCAGTACTCAAGGATGTGATTGTTCCATATACCCATTTACTACCTAGGCTGCACTTATCAGAAAACAAGAAGCGCCAGACCTTGCTTTATTTCAAAGGGGCGAAACATAGGCATCGG GGAGGGCTTGTCAGGGAGAAACTCTGGGACTTGCTGATTAATGAGCCTGGTGTTATAATGGAAGAAGGGTTCCCAAATGCCACAGGTAAGGAGCAATCCATCAAAGGGATGAGATCATCAGAGTTCTGCTTGCACCCAGCTGGGGATACCCCAACATCGTGCCGCCTTTTCGATGCTATCCAAAGTCTTTGTATACCTGTAGTTGTGAGCGACAACATCGAGCTTCCATTTGAAGACATGCTGGATTACTCACAATTCTCTGTTTTTGTAGCTGTTAGTGATGCATTGAAACCAAACTGGCTTGTGAAGCACCTTAGAACCATCCCAGAAGAGCAGAGGAACAGATTGCGGCAATATATGGCTCGGGTTCAACCCGTTTTCGAATACGAAAATGGCCATCCTGGTGGTATTGGACCAGTTCCTCCAGATGGTGCTGTCAATCACATATGGAGAAAAGTCCACCAAAAGCTGCCTATGATAAAAGAAGCCATTGCTAGGGAGAGAAGAAAACCAGAGGGTGTGTCAGTTCCTCTTCGCTGCCATTGTACTTAA